From Methanocella paludicola SANAE, a single genomic window includes:
- a CDS encoding glycosyltransferase family 39 protein, with amino-acid sequence MAASSGHRQELVTTRIAEKPERPARFKQVPAWLAYTLTLFVTTRAVLTVIGFIAYQHIAHVKLSMPSEFLRIWKVWDSVNYIDIAQYGYFIPVDRTKMANYAFFPLYPLLMRILDTVLNDPALSGFIISSVCLLIACFYLYRIVGLDSDERTAMRSIKYLFLFPTAFVLSGILTESLFLALSLACLYYAKKGNWIFTGALGFFTALTRPYGVIIILPVLYEYLRSKEFKLQNIRADALYMLLIPAGISAYALYCYYLMGDPLAFVHVQSAWGGHLVNPIMELGYRLITPASTEVLFGACFTLIALIVMLLSYKKVGFSLWLYGLLLILIPLSTPSSAWSMARYVVLAFPLFIVFAKLGENRDFDDTATIAMALLQGLLMALWATWGYYVV; translated from the coding sequence ATGGCGGCATCGTCGGGTCATCGGCAGGAGCTAGTGACAACACGGATAGCAGAAAAGCCGGAGCGCCCTGCCCGATTTAAACAGGTGCCGGCATGGCTCGCCTATACGCTGACCCTTTTCGTGACCACCAGGGCCGTGCTCACGGTCATAGGGTTCATCGCCTACCAGCATATCGCGCACGTGAAGCTCAGCATGCCTTCCGAGTTCCTGCGTATCTGGAAAGTGTGGGATTCCGTCAACTACATCGACATCGCCCAGTACGGGTACTTCATACCCGTCGACAGGACGAAGATGGCCAATTACGCCTTTTTCCCCCTCTACCCGCTGCTGATGCGCATCCTCGATACGGTCCTCAATGACCCCGCGCTCTCTGGCTTCATCATTTCCAGCGTGTGCCTGCTCATCGCCTGCTTTTACCTCTACAGGATTGTCGGCCTTGACAGCGACGAGCGGACGGCGATGCGCTCGATCAAGTACCTCTTCCTGTTCCCTACGGCGTTCGTCCTGTCGGGCATACTCACTGAGTCGCTGTTCCTGGCGCTGAGCCTGGCCTGCCTCTACTACGCGAAAAAAGGTAACTGGATATTCACCGGCGCCCTGGGATTCTTCACGGCGCTCACCCGCCCCTACGGGGTCATCATCATCCTGCCTGTCCTCTATGAGTACCTCAGGTCTAAGGAGTTTAAGCTGCAAAACATCAGGGCGGACGCCCTGTACATGCTCCTCATCCCGGCGGGCATATCGGCCTACGCCCTGTATTGCTATTACCTGATGGGCGACCCTCTGGCCTTTGTCCACGTGCAGTCAGCCTGGGGAGGCCATCTCGTGAACCCCATTATGGAGCTGGGGTACAGGCTCATAACGCCCGCCAGCACGGAAGTGCTGTTCGGCGCGTGCTTCACGCTCATAGCGCTCATCGTCATGCTACTGTCTTATAAAAAAGTGGGCTTTTCCTTATGGCTCTACGGGCTGCTTTTAATTTTAATACCCCTGTCGACGCCCTCGTCCGCCTGGAGCATGGCCCGGTACGTCGTACTCGCCTTTCCGCTGTTCATCGTCTTCGCAAAACTGGGAGAGAACAGGGACTTCGACGATACGGCCACTATCGCAATGGCGCTTCTCCAGGGCCTGCTCATGGCGCTATGGGCGACGTGGGGCTATTATGTCGTCTAA
- a CDS encoding Nif3-like dinuclear metal center hexameric protein, with protein MKLSDLVSRLEEIAPPALAEEFDAGRIGLIVKGAEDVDMVATALDPTPYVIRRAVEEGAQALVTHHTLIWDPVNVINEDLAVRLKLLLDSGMSLYSMHTNYDNAPGGVNDALAELLGLSDTVVFYGGRAGNVPEMSLGRFASLASERLGCDVEYVGDDERSVRRAVVVSGSGFRLALDEARKADVDVLLSSELKHDVILGRGDVALVSAPHYFTEAPAMKALAERLSRTVPAVFIDDPPGIKTIQKDGKRS; from the coding sequence ATGAAGCTCAGTGACCTCGTTTCCAGGCTGGAGGAGATCGCCCCGCCTGCCCTGGCGGAAGAGTTCGACGCGGGCCGGATCGGCCTGATCGTGAAGGGCGCGGAGGATGTTGATATGGTAGCGACGGCGCTGGACCCCACGCCATACGTGATCCGGCGGGCCGTGGAGGAGGGAGCGCAGGCGCTGGTCACGCACCATACGCTCATATGGGACCCGGTGAACGTCATTAACGAAGATCTGGCCGTACGTCTTAAGCTGCTTCTGGATAGCGGCATGTCCCTGTACTCCATGCATACGAACTACGATAACGCTCCGGGCGGCGTGAACGATGCGCTCGCGGAGCTCCTGGGCCTGTCTGACACAGTGGTATTTTACGGCGGAAGGGCCGGGAACGTGCCGGAAATGAGCCTGGGCCGGTTCGCCTCGCTGGCGTCGGAGAGGCTGGGGTGTGACGTCGAGTACGTCGGCGATGACGAGCGAAGCGTGAGGCGAGCCGTGGTCGTCTCGGGCAGCGGGTTCAGGCTGGCGCTGGACGAGGCGAGAAAGGCGGACGTGGACGTGCTCCTCTCTTCCGAGCTGAAGCACGACGTCATACTGGGCCGCGGCGATGTGGCGCTGGTAAGCGCCCCACACTATTTTACGGAAGCGCCCGCGATGAAAGCGCTGGCGGAACGGCTGAGCCGCACGGTCCCGGCGGTCTTCATCGACGACCCGCCCGGAATAAAAACGATACAAAAGGATGGAAAGCGAAGTTGA
- a CDS encoding SWIM zinc finger family protein: MSIFDDIEKDGLTPENEKRLALEFGARGKKAIETVRSGKIKKYKDFFVVQGSTGDYIVEEDFCTCNDYLYRLSVKGGVCYHSIAVRIANATGEYERVEEWYTDIISKDRKSVH, encoded by the coding sequence TTGAGCATATTCGATGACATTGAAAAAGATGGCCTCACGCCCGAGAACGAAAAGCGCCTCGCCCTGGAGTTCGGCGCCCGGGGAAAAAAGGCAATAGAGACCGTGAGGTCCGGAAAGATAAAGAAATATAAGGACTTCTTCGTCGTACAGGGGTCCACGGGCGACTACATCGTCGAGGAAGATTTCTGCACCTGTAACGATTATTTGTACCGCCTCTCCGTCAAGGGCGGCGTATGCTATCACTCCATCGCCGTCCGTATCGCGAACGCCACGGGCGAGTACGAGAGGGTGGAGGAGTGGTACACCGATATCATATCAAAGGACAGGAAGTCAGTACATTAA
- a CDS encoding MoaD/ThiS family protein has product MAVCVDIVGYARSLFDRPRYSFEARRGFTLKGLMEELSKLARPDFRKRIYDAATGKMNEHIAVFINSREARSLRGLDTELKDGDVVTILPPMAGG; this is encoded by the coding sequence ATGGCTGTCTGCGTGGATATCGTGGGATATGCCCGGAGCCTGTTCGACCGCCCACGATATTCTTTCGAAGCCAGGCGGGGATTTACCTTAAAAGGCCTGATGGAGGAGCTTTCGAAGCTTGCGAGGCCCGATTTCCGGAAGCGCATCTACGATGCGGCCACTGGTAAAATGAACGAGCACATCGCAGTATTTATTAATTCCAGGGAGGCCCGCTCCCTCCGGGGGCTGGATACCGAGCTCAAGGACGGCGACGTGGTCACCATCCTGCCGCCGATGGCGGGAGGCTGA
- a CDS encoding glycosyltransferase family 4 protein: MRIGVVHWAFPPVVGGVESHLIYLYTELARMGHDISFLTAPHPLRDDGDIGWCKVASNELMSIAGLLKVPAGPERWDRVYTMMESYIRDFSPDVIHAHNLHYFFPDHAEALGILAKKYGIPIVLTIHNYWEDDLCRHLLADIGWNMIVSVSYHLKRSCLFDAGLPPDKVEVHYHGIDLGKYRASGDREALKERLGLSGRKVIFHPARMCEMKGTLHSIEAVSRLKGKYPDIRLVLSGNGDTVDFENERPAFRAKVQQMLNDLKVSDHIQFVSIPADEMPVYMNAADIVIYPTILPQGEAFGIAPVEAMACCRPVIVTNSGGLSESTSHGINGLVVDDDPETLTDTLALNIERLLERPGLSEYLGMNGREVAIERFDAGRMGLRMEDLYNRLILARIAESPPGIQTPVEAGAPATHKKTLEH, translated from the coding sequence ATGAGAATTGGGGTTGTACACTGGGCTTTTCCACCTGTCGTAGGAGGGGTTGAGTCGCATCTTATCTATCTTTATACTGAGCTTGCCCGCATGGGCCATGACATATCGTTCCTGACGGCGCCTCACCCCCTGAGGGATGATGGCGACATCGGCTGGTGCAAGGTCGCCTCGAACGAGCTGATGAGCATCGCCGGCCTGCTTAAGGTCCCGGCAGGCCCTGAAAGATGGGACCGCGTGTACACGATGATGGAGAGCTACATACGGGACTTTTCGCCCGACGTCATACACGCCCACAACCTGCACTACTTTTTCCCCGATCACGCGGAGGCGCTGGGGATACTCGCAAAAAAGTACGGCATACCGATCGTGCTGACCATCCATAACTACTGGGAGGACGACCTGTGCCGGCATCTGCTGGCCGATATCGGCTGGAACATGATCGTATCCGTCAGCTATCACCTGAAAAGGTCCTGCCTGTTCGACGCGGGGCTTCCCCCGGATAAAGTGGAAGTGCACTATCATGGCATAGACCTCGGGAAATACAGGGCCAGCGGAGACCGGGAGGCGCTCAAGGAAAGGCTCGGCCTGTCGGGGCGGAAAGTGATCTTCCACCCGGCCCGGATGTGCGAGATGAAGGGCACGCTCCACAGCATCGAGGCGGTCTCCAGGCTGAAGGGAAAATACCCTGACATCAGGCTGGTCCTGAGCGGCAACGGGGATACGGTGGACTTCGAGAACGAGCGCCCTGCCTTCAGGGCGAAGGTACAGCAAATGCTGAATGACCTGAAGGTGTCCGACCACATCCAGTTCGTGAGCATTCCGGCGGACGAGATGCCCGTGTACATGAACGCCGCCGACATCGTCATCTATCCGACGATCCTGCCCCAGGGCGAGGCGTTCGGCATCGCGCCCGTAGAGGCGATGGCGTGCTGCCGCCCGGTGATCGTAACGAACAGCGGCGGCCTCTCGGAGAGCACGTCGCACGGCATCAACGGCCTCGTCGTGGACGACGACCCGGAGACGCTGACCGATACGCTCGCGCTTAACATCGAGCGCCTGCTGGAGCGCCCGGGGCTTTCAGAATACCTGGGCATGAACGGCCGGGAGGTGGCCATCGAGCGTTTCGATGCAGGACGGATGGGGCTGAGAATGGAGGACCTGTATAATCGGCTTATACTGGCCAGGATTGCCGAAAGCCCGCCGGGGATCCAGACGCCTGTCGAGGCCGGCGCGCCTGCCACCCATAAAAAGACCCTGGAGCACTAG
- a CDS encoding ORC1-type DNA replication protein, translated as MTKDLLLWDQTIFKEQEYFELDFLPENLLHRDAQMRSLKFSVSPALRGSTPLNAYCRGAPGTGKTSAVLKVFSELENATQKVVPVYINCQVDSTRYAIFAQIFKKLFGYPPPSSGISFKKLFSQIAKHLVEKKRVLIVALDDFNYLMASKEADEVLYSLLRMHEVQPGAKVGVITILSDLTLDMVRDLTPQVQSVFLPEEIAFPQYSPEEIKDILKYRVRYGFMQGVISDELIDIVTGYTADTGDLRVGINMLKRAGLNAERRASRAISKEDIEKAYEGSRYIHLNYTIRNLKKEEKVLLKCIVASGKEEMMSGELYECFKEKTDLGYTSFYEMVNRLEGLKILSLNTTGKGTRGQSRLVSLMYDPGEVEKRIDV; from the coding sequence ATGACCAAAGACCTTCTCCTGTGGGACCAGACGATATTCAAAGAACAGGAATACTTCGAGCTGGACTTTTTGCCTGAGAACCTGCTGCACCGGGACGCCCAGATGCGCTCCCTCAAGTTCAGCGTATCGCCCGCTCTCCGGGGCTCGACACCCCTGAACGCCTACTGCAGAGGCGCCCCCGGCACGGGCAAAACGTCTGCCGTGCTGAAAGTATTCTCCGAGCTTGAAAACGCCACCCAGAAGGTCGTGCCGGTCTACATCAACTGCCAGGTGGACTCCACGCGGTACGCCATCTTCGCCCAGATATTTAAAAAATTGTTCGGCTACCCGCCCCCGTCCTCGGGCATCTCCTTTAAAAAATTGTTCTCCCAGATCGCGAAGCATCTCGTAGAAAAGAAGCGCGTCTTAATTGTAGCGCTGGACGATTTTAACTACCTGATGGCGAGCAAGGAGGCCGACGAAGTGCTATACTCGCTGCTGCGCATGCACGAGGTGCAGCCGGGCGCCAAGGTGGGCGTGATCACCATCCTCAGCGACCTGACCCTGGACATGGTGAGGGACCTGACGCCCCAGGTACAGTCGGTGTTCCTTCCCGAGGAGATCGCCTTCCCCCAGTACTCGCCCGAAGAGATCAAGGACATCCTGAAGTACCGCGTCAGGTACGGCTTCATGCAGGGCGTCATCTCCGACGAGCTGATCGACATCGTCACGGGCTATACCGCGGACACCGGCGACCTGCGCGTGGGCATCAACATGCTCAAGCGCGCCGGCCTGAACGCCGAGCGCCGGGCCAGCCGCGCCATATCGAAGGAGGATATCGAGAAGGCTTACGAGGGCTCCCGGTACATACACCTGAACTATACGATCAGGAACCTCAAGAAGGAGGAAAAGGTCCTTTTAAAGTGCATCGTGGCCTCGGGCAAGGAAGAGATGATGTCCGGGGAGCTGTACGAGTGTTTCAAGGAGAAGACCGACCTCGGGTACACGTCGTTCTACGAGATGGTGAACCGGCTCGAGGGCCTGAAGATACTCTCCCTGAATACGACGGGCAAGGGCACTCGCGGGCAGAGCCGGCTGGTGTCGCTCATGTACGACCCCGGCGAGGTCGAGAAGCGCATCGACGTCTGA
- a CDS encoding amylo-alpha-1,6-glucosidase, with translation MEATIVINEGTTFMVTDSSGNVPRGTPLGLFRSDTRYLNLYWLQLDGKPLIPLSFTRKGYIANISLTNPELKSNGEAIPEGTLHILRTMFISTNFYEKMFIKNTNGFPVKLKLSLSYDTDFRDIFEVKGVNLHRKGLRAIIEGDEGKNIILRYEGLDNVIRRTEFYFKPSPEIFWDTAIFDIEIAPYETREIDVEVVMTMGGVPVIRQEFVEAKKEIEESYDRWQRGLTQISTDSEVMNNVIETCILDLRSLIINTKKDLLVPAAGIPWYDTIFGRDSLITCFQTLMLNPSLSASTLRFLTLYQGTKVDPWTDEQPGKILHEIREGELANLHHIPHTPYYGTIDATLLYLVLLSEYYHWTADPGILSDLKAGAEAAVSWIDDYGDIDRDGFVEYIRMSERLGLVNQGWKDSHNSIVFADGRLAAPPIALSEVQGYAYDAKKRFAGLYPDGDLARKMLSESAPLRDRFEDIFWMRENDFYAEALDKDKRQVNSITSNPGHGFWSGIIPESRADTIVKRFMQPEMFSGWGIRTLSSKEAAYDPESYHNGSIWPHDNSLIAWGLKKYGYAKEANHVITSLIEASKHFDYRLPELFSGYPREEDKAPVIYHSTCSPQAWASGSIVLFIQTMLGLYPDAPNNVLYVNPTLPDWLGLVTIKNMVVGNEKISIEFKRVGEKTTFETIGKTGNIRVEHL, from the coding sequence ATGGAAGCGACTATCGTCATCAACGAGGGCACGACCTTCATGGTCACCGATAGTAGCGGGAACGTGCCGCGAGGCACGCCGCTGGGCCTGTTCAGGTCGGACACGCGGTACCTGAACCTGTACTGGCTGCAGCTCGACGGCAAGCCCCTCATACCGCTGAGCTTTACCCGTAAGGGCTATATCGCCAACATCTCCCTCACGAACCCGGAGCTCAAGTCCAACGGAGAGGCCATACCCGAGGGCACGCTTCATATTCTCCGCACGATGTTCATCAGCACGAACTTTTACGAGAAGATGTTCATCAAAAATACGAATGGCTTCCCCGTAAAATTGAAGCTCTCGCTTTCTTACGACACTGATTTTCGAGACATCTTCGAAGTGAAGGGCGTGAACCTCCACCGTAAGGGACTGAGGGCCATCATCGAGGGCGACGAGGGGAAGAACATCATCCTGCGCTACGAGGGTCTCGATAACGTTATCCGGCGCACCGAATTTTACTTCAAGCCCTCGCCCGAGATCTTCTGGGACACGGCCATCTTCGACATCGAGATAGCGCCATACGAAACGCGGGAGATCGACGTCGAGGTGGTCATGACGATGGGCGGAGTGCCCGTCATTCGCCAGGAGTTCGTGGAAGCCAAGAAGGAGATCGAGGAGTCCTACGACCGCTGGCAGCGCGGACTGACGCAGATCTCCACCGACAGCGAGGTCATGAACAACGTCATCGAGACGTGCATACTGGACCTGCGGTCGCTCATCATCAACACGAAAAAGGACCTGCTGGTCCCTGCCGCCGGCATACCGTGGTATGACACCATCTTCGGCCGGGACAGCCTGATCACCTGTTTTCAGACGCTGATGCTCAACCCGTCCCTGTCAGCGTCGACGCTGAGATTCCTTACGCTGTACCAGGGTACAAAGGTGGACCCGTGGACCGACGAACAGCCCGGCAAGATCCTGCACGAGATCCGGGAGGGCGAGCTGGCGAACCTGCATCACATCCCGCACACGCCGTACTACGGCACGATCGACGCGACGCTGCTGTACCTGGTCCTGCTGTCGGAGTACTATCACTGGACAGCCGACCCGGGCATTCTCTCGGACCTGAAGGCGGGCGCCGAGGCGGCGGTGAGCTGGATCGACGATTATGGGGACATCGACCGGGACGGCTTCGTGGAGTATATCCGCATGTCGGAGCGGCTGGGCCTGGTGAACCAGGGCTGGAAAGACTCGCACAACTCCATCGTGTTCGCCGACGGCCGGCTGGCAGCGCCGCCCATCGCCCTCTCGGAGGTGCAGGGCTACGCGTACGACGCGAAAAAGCGCTTCGCAGGCCTGTACCCGGACGGCGACCTCGCGCGGAAAATGCTCTCGGAGAGCGCCCCGCTCAGGGACCGGTTCGAGGATATATTCTGGATGCGCGAGAACGACTTTTATGCCGAGGCGCTGGACAAGGATAAGCGCCAGGTGAACTCGATCACCAGCAACCCTGGCCACGGCTTCTGGTCGGGCATCATCCCGGAGAGCCGGGCGGACACTATTGTAAAGCGGTTCATGCAGCCCGAGATGTTCTCCGGCTGGGGCATACGTACGCTGTCCTCGAAGGAGGCGGCTTACGATCCGGAAAGCTACCATAACGGCTCCATCTGGCCGCACGATAATTCGCTCATCGCGTGGGGACTGAAGAAGTACGGCTACGCGAAGGAGGCGAACCACGTCATCACGTCCCTCATCGAAGCCAGCAAGCACTTCGACTACAGGCTGCCCGAGCTATTTAGCGGCTACCCGAGGGAGGAGGATAAGGCTCCGGTCATCTATCATTCGACCTGCAGCCCCCAGGCCTGGGCCTCGGGGAGCATCGTCCTGTTCATTCAGACCATGCTGGGCCTCTACCCGGACGCGCCCAATAATGTCCTTTACGTGAACCCCACGCTGCCCGACTGGCTGGGCCTGGTGACGATCAAGAACATGGTCGTTGGCAACGAGAAGATCAGTATCGAGTTCAAGCGCGTGGGCGAGAAGACGACCTTTGAGACGATCGGTAAGACAGGGAATATTCGGGTTGAGCACCTGTAA
- a CDS encoding glycosyltransferase family 4 protein, whose amino-acid sequence MKIGVMHWAFPPVVGGVESHLVYLYEELARMGHEVSLLTAPHPDRDPSAYPWCRIVDNDLMSIRYCLNDAGEDRYLRVHEMMERFIEQEEPDIIHAHNFHYFVPDHAECLDGLSKKYGLPIVLTIHNYWEDDLCRHLLSDIGWDRIVAVSYYMKSPCIFDAKLDPGRVEVHYHGIDLDRYCAMDCDAIKERLGLAGRKVVFHPARACESKGSLHSIMAAALLKDKYPDICLVLSGNGDSVDFDAERDPFKARVGELLRKYDMEKNVLFVSASGDEMPLYMNAADVVVYPTIFHKGEAFGIAPVEAMACSKPVVVTNSGGLVESTYPGINGLIVDKNPETLAEELAKSIDRIMGDRELAEYLGKNGREVALERFDSRKMALRMEHLYDRLISDSVMQRAGNKAARPRQGINGAGCTTSRMI is encoded by the coding sequence ATGAAGATAGGCGTTATGCACTGGGCGTTCCCTCCTGTGGTCGGCGGCGTGGAGTCGCATCTCGTGTACCTCTACGAGGAGCTTGCCCGTATGGGGCACGAGGTCTCGCTACTGACGGCCCCCCATCCGGACAGGGACCCCTCAGCTTACCCGTGGTGCAGGATCGTGGACAACGACCTCATGTCCATCCGCTATTGCCTGAACGACGCGGGAGAGGACAGGTACCTGCGAGTCCACGAGATGATGGAGCGGTTCATCGAGCAGGAAGAGCCCGACATCATCCACGCCCATAACTTTCACTATTTCGTGCCCGACCACGCGGAGTGCCTCGACGGGCTATCGAAAAAATACGGGCTCCCCATTGTGCTCACCATCCACAACTACTGGGAGGACGACCTCTGCAGGCACCTGTTGAGCGATATCGGGTGGGACAGGATCGTGGCCGTCAGCTATTACATGAAGAGCCCGTGCATCTTCGATGCGAAGCTGGACCCCGGCAGGGTGGAAGTCCACTATCACGGCATAGACCTGGACCGGTACTGCGCAATGGATTGCGATGCCATTAAGGAACGGCTTGGCCTCGCGGGGCGTAAGGTCGTGTTCCACCCGGCGAGGGCCTGCGAATCGAAGGGCTCGCTCCATAGCATCATGGCCGCGGCCCTGCTCAAGGATAAGTATCCCGATATCTGCCTCGTATTGAGCGGAAATGGGGACTCCGTCGACTTCGACGCGGAGAGAGACCCGTTCAAGGCCCGGGTAGGGGAGTTGCTGAGGAAGTACGACATGGAGAAGAACGTCCTTTTCGTCAGCGCCAGCGGCGACGAGATGCCCCTTTATATGAACGCCGCCGACGTGGTCGTCTATCCGACCATCTTCCATAAGGGAGAGGCGTTCGGCATCGCACCGGTGGAGGCCATGGCCTGCAGCAAGCCGGTCGTCGTCACCAACAGCGGAGGGCTTGTGGAGAGCACCTATCCGGGCATCAACGGGCTCATCGTGGATAAAAATCCGGAAACGCTTGCTGAAGAGCTTGCAAAAAGCATCGATCGCATCATGGGAGACAGGGAACTCGCCGAATACCTGGGGAAGAACGGCAGGGAAGTCGCCCTCGAGCGGTTCGATTCGAGAAAAATGGCACTGCGGATGGAACATCTGTACGACCGGCTGATCAGCGACAGCGTCATGCAGCGGGCAGGGAATAAGGCCGCGAGGCCCCGGCAGGGCATCAACGGCGCAGGCTGTACGACGTCCCGGATGATCTAG
- the moaA gene encoding GTP 3',8-cyclase MoaA — protein sequence MQESLVDNYGRRVTSLRMSLTNRCNLQCIYCHNEGESGSGGEITVDEIARLVRIATKYGVDRVKFSGGEPLLRTDLEDILRALPPLKDISLTTNGTLLAPRAKGLKEAGLDRVNISLDTMDSGRFDLITQRKGQFSRVMDGINAAIDAGLTPVKLNMVYLKGINEDEIERMIEFIRGRPLVLQVIELMNFKGAFKYHADISALEHSLKARADDYKCREMHRRTKYYLNGAEVEIVRPIDNSEFCMNCNRLRVTSDFKLKPCLLRNDNLVSLRGLDDEGLEKALRYTVGIREPFFKAAPVAMPKKSEKVPSEN from the coding sequence ATGCAAGAAAGCCTGGTGGACAATTACGGCAGAAGGGTGACGAGCCTCAGGATGTCGCTCACCAACAGGTGCAACCTTCAGTGCATCTACTGCCACAACGAGGGCGAGTCGGGCTCGGGCGGGGAGATCACCGTGGACGAGATCGCCCGCCTGGTGCGCATAGCCACGAAGTACGGCGTCGACCGGGTAAAGTTCTCCGGCGGAGAGCCGCTCCTTAGAACGGACCTCGAGGACATCCTGAGGGCGCTGCCGCCGCTGAAGGACATTTCGCTTACGACGAACGGCACGCTTCTGGCCCCGCGGGCTAAGGGCCTCAAGGAGGCCGGGCTCGACCGGGTCAACATCAGCCTCGATACGATGGACAGCGGCCGTTTCGACCTCATCACCCAGCGTAAAGGCCAGTTCAGCAGGGTCATGGACGGCATCAACGCCGCCATCGATGCCGGGCTGACGCCCGTGAAGCTCAACATGGTCTACCTGAAAGGCATTAACGAGGACGAGATCGAGCGCATGATCGAGTTCATCCGCGGCAGGCCTCTCGTTCTTCAGGTCATCGAGCTCATGAATTTCAAGGGCGCCTTCAAGTATCATGCGGACATCTCCGCTCTGGAGCATTCTCTAAAGGCCAGGGCGGACGACTATAAATGCAGGGAGATGCACCGCCGCACCAAGTATTACCTGAACGGCGCCGAAGTGGAGATCGTGCGCCCCATCGATAATTCCGAGTTCTGCATGAACTGTAACCGGCTCCGTGTCACTTCCGACTTCAAGCTTAAGCCCTGTCTGCTTCGCAACGATAATCTCGTTAGTCTGCGGGGGCTTGACGATGAGGGCCTCGAAAAGGCACTGCGGTATACTGTGGGCATCCGGGAGCCGTTCTTCAAGGCTGCGCCCGTCGCCATGCCTAAAAAATCCGAAAAAGTCCCCTCGGAAAATTGA